One Terriglobia bacterium genomic region harbors:
- a CDS encoding peroxiredoxin — MAIRLGDVAPDFTAQTTEGSISFHQWLGDSWGVLFSHPRDFTPVCTTELGEVARLKSEFDKRHVKVIGLSVDPLDDHKRWANDIKETQGHVLNFPVIADGDRKVSNLYDMIHPAANDTFTVRSVFVIGPDKKVKLTITYPASTGRNFDEILRVIDSLQLTAKHSVATPVNWRQGQDVIIAPAISDEDAKKKFPAGFRTLKPYLRITKQPS; from the coding sequence ATGGCGATTCGGTTAGGAGATGTGGCGCCGGACTTTACGGCGCAGACGACAGAGGGGTCGATTAGTTTTCATCAATGGTTGGGAGACAGCTGGGGGGTTTTATTTTCACATCCCCGGGATTTCACTCCAGTGTGCACCACGGAACTCGGCGAAGTGGCGCGCCTGAAATCGGAGTTCGATAAACGCCACGTGAAGGTCATCGGATTGAGTGTTGATCCGCTGGATGATCACAAGAGATGGGCCAACGACATTAAGGAAACCCAGGGTCACGTGCTGAACTTTCCAGTCATTGCCGATGGAGACCGCAAGGTCTCAAATCTTTATGACATGATTCACCCGGCAGCGAACGACACCTTCACGGTCCGTTCGGTTTTCGTGATCGGGCCGGACAAGAAAGTCAAGTTGACCATCACCTATCCCGCCAGCACGGGCCGCAATTTTGATGAAATCTTGCGCGTGATTGATTCTTTGCAGCTTACGGCCAAGCACAGCGTTGCGACGCCGGTCAATTGGAGACAGGGTCAGGACGTCATCATCGCGCCCGCCATCTCCGACGAAGATGCAAAAAAGAAATTTCCGGCAGGGTTTAGAACGTTGAAGCCTTATTTGCGGATCACCAAACAGCCTTCGTAA
- a CDS encoding HAMP domain-containing histidine kinase: protein MDKPKVPSLFAPAERATPEKLLDQVHQFSRESMVRTFLDHVFDMVVVLNKERQIVLANQSLLSFLNLQKSDSIIGLRHGEAFHCGHAYEGEGGCGTTESCSTCGAVRAILASQEGRFSVEECRIVRIGGIEALDLRVFASPLRMKGEPFTVFTLMDISHEKRRRVLERIFFHDLLNTASGLRGFIELLKESDPEEARRFSESLDALSSSMIEEITAQRDLSAAENDELRLNLDRVTSMQLLNETLELYMNHEVARGRHLRIDSKAVNTEFESDPVLLRRIVGNMAKNALEASAQNETVTLGCDAMDHAIEFWVHNPQCIPRDIQLQIFQRSFSTKGSSRGLGTYSMKLLCERYLGGKVSFTSTLGEGTTFRACIPVSS, encoded by the coding sequence ATGGACAAACCAAAAGTACCGAGTTTATTCGCTCCCGCGGAACGAGCGACCCCTGAAAAGCTCTTGGATCAAGTTCACCAGTTTTCACGCGAATCCATGGTCAGGACATTTCTGGATCACGTCTTCGACATGGTGGTGGTCCTCAACAAAGAACGTCAGATCGTCCTGGCCAATCAAAGCCTGCTCAGTTTCCTCAACCTTCAAAAATCCGACAGTATTATCGGTCTCCGGCACGGAGAGGCCTTCCACTGCGGGCACGCCTACGAGGGTGAGGGGGGATGCGGGACCACGGAATCTTGCTCGACCTGTGGGGCGGTCAGGGCAATTCTCGCGAGCCAGGAGGGCCGCTTCTCTGTTGAGGAGTGCCGTATCGTGAGAATCGGCGGTATCGAAGCGCTCGATCTCAGGGTCTTCGCGAGCCCCCTTCGCATGAAGGGGGAGCCGTTTACCGTGTTCACCCTCATGGACATCAGCCACGAGAAGAGAAGGAGGGTCCTGGAGCGTATTTTCTTTCATGACCTGCTCAACACGGCCAGCGGTCTGCGGGGATTCATTGAACTTCTCAAGGAGTCGGACCCCGAGGAGGCCAGGAGGTTCTCCGAAAGTCTGGATGCGCTGTCTTCTTCGATGATTGAGGAAATCACCGCGCAGCGGGATCTGTCGGCTGCCGAGAACGACGAGCTCAGACTGAATCTGGACCGAGTCACTTCCATGCAGTTGTTGAATGAAACCCTCGAGTTGTACATGAATCACGAGGTGGCCCGGGGCCGGCACTTGAGGATTGATTCGAAGGCGGTGAACACCGAATTCGAGTCCGATCCGGTTCTGTTGCGCCGCATCGTTGGCAATATGGCCAAGAATGCCCTCGAGGCGAGCGCGCAGAACGAGACCGTCACCCTGGGGTGCGATGCGATGGATCACGCCATCGAATTCTGGGTGCACAATCCTCAATGCATCCCGCGCGACATCCAGCTTCAGATTTTCCAGCGCTCCTTCTCCACCAAAGGGAGCAGTCGCGGGCTGGGAACATACAGCATGAAGTTGCTGTGCGAGCGGTACCTCGGGGGAAAAGTCTCCTTCACCAGCACCCTGGGCGAAGGAACCACCTTCCGGGCGTGTATCCCTGTCTCCTCATGA
- a CDS encoding ADOP family duplicated permease encodes MNGLLQDFRSSIRILLSQPGFTGVTVLTLALGIGACTAIFTVVNGVLLHPLPYAAPERIMELREVPAWGGQSDASEANFLDWQQSSRSIEYMALYSCGQTSVSGGSEPVRASACQVSRDYFRVFGVAPSIGRTFQITDTQAGAIPVVVVSYGFWKRQLGGDLGLEGKFLKFENRSYALIGIMPPSFNFPEQSELWIPQEIQAPVNPYRTAHNWGVIARLRPGETLDQARADMTAIANRIKVQYGKDVDAVDVAVIPLRSHMVQGVRKALWVLLAAVGILLLIACANVANLLLAQAVARQKELAIRAALGASRSRLIRQFLVENFLRCLAGGVLAVVISLWGVSAMLALSAQDLPRFQEIHVDGRVLVFALAVAVFTTLILGLVSATRISDPNLSDILKEEGRSSSSGPAHHHLQSLLVVLQVAMTLVLLTGAGLLARSFGRLLRVDLGFQTDSRLVADLSFPEPRDDREALRLAADLQRLLERLRALPGVLAVGGVSNLPLSSRLPSGEMLLEGRGERTIETSTGFCVASEGYFRAMGIPLIRGRLFTDTEGPGTPHVAVISQRAAQRLWPHEDVLGKRVNSGNMDGDDHWSTIVGIVGDVHDRGPDRPAYGDLYVDYRQRPRRTNDFSLVIHSQGDPIPLVPSIRQAVRALNPELPARFRTLDGIFSSSMTGQRFNLTVLAAFGGAGLLLAALGLYGVMAYSVAQRTREIGVRMALGAEPGQVIGLFLGDGSKLILTGLIIGVLGALALGRVFSTLLFEVSARDPLTLVAVSLPLFGISLLASYVPARRATRVDPLITIQQDKPLSWRSARRTSRPRLGAAKRQTAPHPTERQVLADLAASARGTSSLEELYSNAVETVRVAMGSRHAHAFFCDDATGDFLGAVSMPKIDPSGHSAGALRIKKDAFVIRRLSRLSTPLWIEAGDYEAWEQAEPPNLRERGIEERREEISALRAAQAGLVAPMRLKGETVGLLILGPREDGSGYDLKEREFVGDMATHLAFIVANSKLAGRVAEQERLVRELQMASEVQRRLLPQVSPTTEMVEIAGACTPARGVAGDYFDYVILDADHLGIVLADVAGKGMAAALLMSSIQASMRTLASRGAPPPAGVVAAINHLLVLSTGPSSYATLFYGQLDLKDLGFTFVNAGHNPPILIRAGQAGNGSALAGELGQQAGPDTSFSSASGQGAEFQVEYLSAGGPVVGMFSNLDYEQSTISLLKGDLLVAYTDGVTEASDSKGEEFGTERLIDLLLRERHLGARELVDKVKETIAQFTADAPLGDDLTLLVVKVQ; translated from the coding sequence GTGAACGGCTTACTGCAAGATTTCCGATCTTCAATTCGCATCCTGCTGAGCCAGCCCGGATTCACAGGTGTCACCGTCCTCACACTGGCGCTGGGAATTGGCGCCTGTACGGCCATATTCACGGTCGTGAACGGTGTGTTGTTGCATCCCCTTCCGTATGCGGCGCCGGAACGCATCATGGAACTCCGCGAGGTTCCCGCCTGGGGTGGACAGAGCGATGCCTCCGAAGCGAACTTCCTGGACTGGCAACAAAGCAGCCGCAGCATTGAATACATGGCACTCTATTCTTGTGGCCAGACTTCGGTTTCTGGCGGGAGCGAGCCGGTCCGGGCCTCCGCTTGCCAGGTTTCCCGCGACTACTTCCGAGTCTTTGGCGTGGCGCCGTCAATTGGGCGCACCTTTCAGATTACGGACACCCAGGCGGGCGCCATCCCAGTTGTCGTAGTCAGTTATGGCTTCTGGAAACGCCAGCTCGGGGGCGACCTTGGCTTGGAAGGGAAGTTTCTGAAATTCGAAAACCGCAGTTACGCCCTCATCGGAATCATGCCGCCAAGTTTCAATTTCCCCGAGCAATCTGAACTCTGGATTCCTCAGGAGATCCAGGCACCTGTCAACCCCTATCGCACGGCCCACAACTGGGGCGTGATTGCCCGTCTGAGGCCCGGGGAGACGCTCGACCAGGCGCGTGCCGACATGACGGCGATTGCAAACCGGATCAAGGTGCAGTATGGAAAGGATGTTGACGCTGTCGATGTCGCAGTCATCCCTCTCCGCAGTCATATGGTTCAGGGTGTCCGCAAAGCCCTTTGGGTTCTTTTGGCGGCTGTTGGCATCTTGTTATTGATTGCGTGCGCCAACGTCGCCAATCTCCTGCTGGCGCAAGCCGTCGCCCGGCAGAAAGAACTGGCGATTCGAGCGGCGCTCGGTGCGAGCCGTTCTCGATTGATTCGGCAGTTTCTGGTGGAGAATTTCCTCCGGTGTCTTGCGGGCGGAGTTCTGGCCGTTGTGATTTCCCTCTGGGGCGTAAGCGCCATGCTGGCCCTCAGTGCGCAGGACTTGCCCCGGTTCCAAGAGATCCATGTGGATGGAAGAGTTCTGGTCTTTGCATTGGCCGTCGCCGTGTTCACGACTCTGATCCTCGGATTGGTTTCTGCCACGCGCATTTCTGACCCGAACCTCTCCGACATACTGAAAGAAGAAGGGCGATCCAGCTCCAGTGGGCCGGCTCATCACCACCTCCAGAGTCTTCTGGTTGTGTTGCAGGTGGCGATGACGCTCGTGCTGCTCACGGGCGCCGGGCTCCTGGCGAGGAGCTTCGGGCGCCTGCTTCGGGTGGACCTGGGATTCCAGACCGATAGCCGTCTGGTAGCGGACCTTTCCTTCCCGGAACCCCGCGATGACCGGGAGGCGCTGCGCTTGGCTGCCGACCTCCAGCGCTTGCTGGAACGCCTGCGCGCGCTTCCTGGCGTGTTGGCGGTAGGCGGAGTCAGCAATCTCCCCCTCAGCAGCCGATTGCCCAGTGGCGAAATGTTGCTGGAGGGCCGGGGTGAACGCACCATCGAAACCTCGACAGGTTTTTGCGTGGCGAGTGAGGGGTATTTTCGCGCCATGGGTATCCCCCTTATTCGAGGGCGCCTGTTCACCGACACGGAGGGCCCGGGGACTCCCCATGTTGCGGTCATCAGCCAGCGCGCTGCCCAGCGTCTCTGGCCCCACGAGGATGTCCTCGGCAAGCGCGTCAACTCCGGCAACATGGACGGCGATGATCACTGGTCCACCATCGTGGGCATCGTCGGAGACGTGCATGACCGGGGCCCCGATAGACCCGCCTACGGCGACCTTTATGTGGACTATCGGCAACGCCCCCGGCGGACCAACGATTTCTCGCTGGTGATTCATTCACAAGGCGACCCCATCCCACTGGTGCCCAGCATTCGACAGGCGGTCCGGGCATTGAATCCGGAATTACCGGCAAGGTTCCGAACGTTGGATGGGATTTTTTCGTCATCCATGACAGGTCAGCGTTTTAATCTGACGGTGCTGGCGGCCTTCGGAGGTGCGGGCCTGCTTCTGGCCGCGCTGGGGTTGTACGGAGTGATGGCATATTCGGTAGCCCAGCGGACACGGGAGATCGGCGTTCGGATGGCGCTCGGGGCCGAGCCGGGGCAAGTGATCGGGCTGTTTCTCGGCGACGGTTCCAAACTCATCCTCACGGGCCTGATCATCGGCGTCCTAGGCGCCCTGGCTCTTGGCCGCGTCTTCTCCACATTGCTCTTCGAGGTGAGTGCCCGTGACCCTTTGACCCTGGTGGCTGTTTCACTTCCACTGTTTGGGATTTCGCTGCTGGCAAGCTATGTGCCGGCGCGCCGCGCCACTCGAGTCGATCCATTGATCACGATTCAGCAGGATAAACCGCTCTCCTGGCGGTCTGCCCGGCGGACCTCACGGCCACGCTTGGGCGCAGCCAAGCGACAAACCGCCCCACATCCTACCGAGCGGCAGGTGCTTGCCGATCTGGCAGCTTCGGCTCGAGGCACCAGCAGCCTTGAGGAACTCTATTCCAATGCGGTAGAGACCGTCCGGGTGGCCATGGGCAGCCGGCATGCTCATGCTTTTTTTTGCGACGATGCGACGGGTGATTTCCTTGGCGCCGTCTCGATGCCCAAGATCGATCCTTCAGGCCACTCTGCTGGGGCGTTGCGAATCAAGAAGGATGCCTTTGTGATCCGGAGGCTGAGCCGCCTTTCGACACCTCTTTGGATTGAAGCAGGTGATTACGAGGCGTGGGAGCAAGCTGAGCCGCCTAATTTGCGGGAGAGGGGGATTGAAGAGCGGCGAGAAGAGATTTCTGCGCTCCGGGCCGCACAAGCAGGTCTGGTGGCGCCGATGAGGTTGAAAGGGGAAACCGTGGGCCTGCTCATTCTTGGTCCGCGGGAAGACGGATCGGGCTATGACTTGAAGGAGCGTGAATTCGTGGGGGACATGGCCACCCATCTGGCATTTATTGTGGCCAATTCCAAATTGGCAGGCCGCGTCGCAGAGCAAGAGCGGCTGGTGCGCGAACTACAGATGGCCTCTGAGGTTCAGCGACGTCTGCTTCCGCAAGTGTCGCCGACCACCGAAATGGTTGAGATCGCCGGCGCCTGCACCCCGGCCCGCGGCGTGGCTGGAGACTATTTCGACTACGTCATTCTGGATGCGGATCATCTGGGGATTGTCCTGGCTGACGTCGCGGGGAAAGGAATGGCGGCGGCACTTCTGATGTCGTCCATACAAGCGTCCATGAGGACTCTGGCCAGTCGTGGAGCGCCCCCGCCGGCCGGTGTGGTGGCCGCAATCAATCATCTCCTTGTCCTTTCCACGGGCCCTTCCAGTTATGCGACTCTTTTCTACGGACAACTCGACCTCAAGGACCTCGGATTTACTTTTGTGAACGCGGGCCACAACCCGCCCATCCTGATCCGCGCGGGGCAGGCCGGAAACGGCTCAGCCTTGGCCGGAGAGCTGGGTCAACAGGCCGGTCCTGACACCTCCTTTTCATCAGCGTCGGGGCAGGGTGCGGAATTTCAAGTGGAATACTTGAGCGCGGGAGGGCCGGTTGTCGGCATGTTCTCCAACCTGGATTATGAACAGTCGACCATCAGTCTCCTTAAAGGGGACTTACTCGTGGCCTATACCGACGGAGTCACAGAAGCCTCCGATAGCAAGGGCGAGGAGTTCGGCACGGAGCGGTTAATCGATTTGCTGTTGCGGGAAAGACATCTCGGGGCTCGAGAACTGGTCGATAAGGTCAAGGAAACCATCGCGCAGTTCACCGCCGATGCCCCGCTCGGAGACGATCTGACATTGCTCGTTGTAAAGGTGCAGTGA
- a CDS encoding MFS transporter, with protein sequence MNSRSHFLALKHRNFRLIWAGQLISFSGSAMQMAAILWHVSLLVPEDRKGLALGMVGLVRVLPIIFFSLVSGVAADVFDRRRLMLITQSTLAVLAALLALLTFRGLTTVWPIYLLAALTSAAGAFDSPARQSLIPNLVPREHLPNAISLNAIMFQVAAVVGPSLAGVVIASLGVGWAYIFNSVSFVMVILALILMRDVPVVQGREKGTMSRRAVGEGLRFVFASPIIRSTMLLDFFATFFSSATALLPIFAQDILRVGPRGYGWLYAGPSIGALLASLFMVRAVDQINRRGAVLLWAVTGYGLATVLFGVSHYFWLTLVSLALTGATDTVSMVLRNLIRQLETPDHLRGRMTSVNMVFFMGGPQLGEMEAGLVANWWGAPLSVISGGIGCLIATTWIARTTPVLPRYRREVHLAEVTGLKLDAKT encoded by the coding sequence GTGAACAGTCGGTCTCATTTTCTCGCTTTGAAGCATCGCAACTTCCGGCTGATTTGGGCGGGACAGCTGATTTCGTTTTCCGGGTCGGCGATGCAAATGGCTGCAATCTTATGGCATGTCTCGCTGCTGGTTCCGGAAGACCGTAAAGGTCTTGCGCTTGGGATGGTTGGGCTGGTTCGGGTGCTGCCCATCATCTTCTTCTCGCTCGTCAGTGGTGTGGCCGCCGATGTCTTTGATCGTCGGAGGCTGATGCTGATCACTCAAAGCACGTTGGCTGTTCTGGCGGCCCTGCTGGCCCTGTTGACTTTTCGCGGGCTCACGACCGTCTGGCCGATTTATCTTTTGGCGGCCTTGACCTCGGCGGCCGGCGCCTTCGACAGCCCGGCCCGCCAGTCGCTTATTCCAAACCTGGTCCCGCGCGAACACCTGCCTAACGCCATCAGTTTGAACGCCATCATGTTCCAGGTGGCTGCCGTGGTGGGACCCTCTCTGGCGGGAGTGGTGATCGCCTCCCTGGGAGTGGGCTGGGCATACATCTTCAATTCGGTCTCGTTCGTCATGGTTATCCTTGCACTGATCCTGATGCGCGACGTTCCGGTGGTGCAAGGCAGGGAAAAGGGCACGATGAGCCGCCGTGCCGTCGGAGAGGGGCTTCGCTTTGTCTTTGCTTCGCCGATCATCCGTTCCACGATGCTGTTGGATTTCTTTGCCACATTCTTCTCTTCAGCCACTGCCCTGCTCCCCATCTTTGCCCAGGATATCTTGCGGGTCGGGCCACGGGGCTATGGCTGGCTTTATGCCGGGCCCTCAATTGGCGCCTTGTTGGCCAGTCTCTTCATGGTCCGCGCCGTCGACCAGATCAACCGGCGGGGGGCGGTCCTGTTGTGGGCCGTTACAGGGTATGGGCTGGCCACCGTGCTCTTCGGCGTGTCGCACTACTTCTGGCTGACCCTTGTTTCCCTCGCTCTCACCGGCGCGACCGATACCGTCAGCATGGTGTTGAGGAACCTCATCCGTCAGCTCGAAACTCCTGACCACCTGCGGGGCCGGATGACGAGTGTGAATATGGTGTTTTTCATGGGAGGGCCGCAGTTGGGTGAGATGGAGGCGGGGCTGGTGGCCAACTGGTGGGGGGCCCCGCTTTCTGTGATCAGTGGAGGCATCGGCTGCTTGATCGCAACCACTTGGATCGCGCGGACAACACCGGTCCTTCCCAGATATCGACGGGAAGTGCACCTGGCAGAGGTCACCGGCCTCAAACTCGATGCCAAGACCTGA